In Elephas maximus indicus isolate mEleMax1 chromosome Y, mEleMax1 primary haplotype, whole genome shotgun sequence, a single window of DNA contains:
- the LOC126069856 gene encoding amelogenin, X isoform, with amino-acid sequence MGPWVLFACLLGTALTMPLPPHPGHPGYINFSYEVLTPLKWYQNMMRQPYPSYGYEPMGGWLHHQIIPVLSQQHLPSHTLQPHHHIPMVPAQQPVVPQQPMMPLPGQHSMTPTQHHQPNLPPLVQQPYQPQPVQPQPHQPMQPQPPVHPIQPLPPQPPLPPMFPMQPLPPMLHDLPLEAWPATDKTKREEVD; translated from the exons ATGGGGCCCTGGGTTTTGTTTGCCTGCCTCCTGGGAACAGCCCTTACCATGCCA CTACCACCTCATCCTGGGCACCCTGGTTATATCAACTTCAGCTATGAG GTTCTTACCCCTTTGAAGTGGTACCAGAATATGATGAGGCAGCCG TACCCTTCCTATGGTTACGAGCCCATGGGTGGATGGCTGCACCACCAAATCATCCCTGTGCTGTCCCAGCAGCATCTCCCGAGTCACACCCTGCAGCCTCATCACCACATCCCCATGGTGCCCGCTCAACAGCCCGTGGTCCCCCAGCAGCCAATGATGCCACTTCCCGGCCAACACTCCATGACTCCAACCCAACACCACCAGCCAAACCTCCCTCCGCTGGTCCAGCAACCCTACCAGCCCCAGCCAGTCCAGCCGCAGCCTCACCAGCCCATGCAGCCCCAGCCACCTGTGCACCCCATCCAGCCCTTGCCACCACAGCCACCTCTGCCCCCGATGTTCCCCATGCAGCCTCTACCCCCCATGCTCCATGATCTGCCTCTGGAAGCTTGGCCAGCAACCGACAAGACCAAGCGGGAAGAAGTG gatTAA